In a single window of the Agelaius phoeniceus isolate bAgePho1 unplaced genomic scaffold, bAgePho1.hap1 Scaffold_105, whole genome shotgun sequence genome:
- the LOC129133786 gene encoding olfactory receptor 14A16-like yields the protein MSNSSSIRHFLLLALADTRQLQLLHFCLLLGISLAALLANGLIISAVACGHHLHTPMFFFLLSLALSDLGSICTTVPKAMHNSLWDTSTISYSACAAQLFFFLFFITAGYSLLTIMCYDRYVSICKPLHYGTLLGSRACAHMAAAAWASAFLHALMHTANTFSLPLCHGNALGQFFCEVPQILRLSCSHSNTLREVGLITVSASLVFGCFVFIVFSYVQIFRAVLRIPSEQGQHKAFSTCLPHLAVLSLFVSTGIFAPLKPPSMSSPSLDLVLSVLYSVVPPALNPLIYSLRNQELKAAVWRLMTGCFQEHSSACQFQQIIWNKSHL from the coding sequence atgtccaacagcagctccatcaggcacttcctcctgctggcattggcagacacgcggcagctgcagctcctgcacttctgcctcctgctgggcatctccctggctgccctcctggccaacggcctcatcatcagcgccgtagcctgcggccaccacctgcacacacccatgttcttcttcctgctcagcctggccctcagcgacctgggctccatctgcaccactgtccccaaagccatgcacaattccctctgggacaccagcaccatctcctactcagcatgtgctgctcagctctttttctttctgttctttatcACAGCAGGGTATTCactgctgaccatcatgtgctacgaccgctacgtgtccatctgcaaacccctgcactacgggaccctcctgggcagcagagcttgtgcccacatggcagcagctgcctgggccagtgcctttctccatgctctcatgcacacagccaatacattttccctgcccctgtgccatggcaatgccctgggccagttcttctgtgaggTGCCACAGATCCTcaggctctcctgctcacactccaaCACTCTCAGGGAAGTTGGACTCATCACAGTTAGTGCCTCTTTGGTATTTGGTTgctttgtgttcattgttttctcctatgtgcagatcttcagggctgtgctgaggatcccctctgagcagggacagcacaaagccttttccacctgcctccctcacctggctgtgctctccctgtttgtcagcactgGCATATTTGCTCCgttgaagcccccctccatgtcctccccatccctggatctggtcctgtcagttctgtactcagtggtgcctccagccctgaaccccctcatctacagcctgaggaaccaggagctcaaggctgcagtgtggagactgatgactggatgctttcaggaacATTCATCTGCTTGCCAATTTCAGCAAATCATCTggaataaaagtcatctttaa